A window of the Hordeum vulgare subsp. vulgare chromosome 5H, MorexV3_pseudomolecules_assembly, whole genome shotgun sequence genome harbors these coding sequences:
- the LOC123395719 gene encoding vesicle-associated membrane protein 721-like — protein MARQGQGEGGPNPQATTTMIYAMVARGTVVVAEHTAYTGNFRDIAGQCLHKLPAGDSRFAYNCDGHTFTFLLHQGYAYCVVATESAGREVPLAFLERIKEDFNRRYAGGKAATATANSLTKDFGPRLKEQMKYCMDHPEEVSRLSKVQAQVSEVKGIMMENIDKVIDRGEQIDGLVTRTEQLHDHALDFRTEGTRIRRRMWYQNMKIKLIVVGIVVALILIIVLSICHKKDCN, from the exons ATGGCACGGCAGGGGCAGGGGGAGGGTGGACCTAATCCtcaggcgacgacgacgatgatctacgcgatggtggcgcgggggacggtggtggtggcggagcacacGGCGTACACGGGCAACTTCAGGGACATCGCGGGGCAGTGCCTGCACAAGCTCCCTGCCGGCGACAGCCGCTTCGCCTACAACTGCGACGGGCACACCTTCACCTTCCTCCTCCACCAGGGCTATG CCTACTGCGTGGTGGCGACGGAGTCGGCGGGGCGCGAGGTGCCCCTCGCCTTCCTGGAGAGGATCAAGGAGGATTTCAACAGGCGGTACGCCGGAGGCAaggccgccaccgccaccgccaacaGCCTCACCAAAGATTTCGG GCCGAGGCTCAAGGAGCAGATGAAGTACTGCATGGATCATCCAGAGGAGGTGAGCAGGCTGTCCAAGGTGCAGGCACAGGTCTCAGAGGTCAAGGGCATCATGATGGAAAACATTGACAAA GTGATCGATCGCGGGGAGCAGATCGATGGCCTGGTGACGAGGACCGAGCAGCTCCACGACCACGCCTTGGATTTCAGGACCGAGGGCACGCGCATCCGCCGCAGGATGTGGTACCAAAACATGAAGATCAAGCTCATCGTCGTCGGCATCGTCGTCgccctcatcctcatcatcgtccTCTCCATCTGCCATAAGAAAGACTGCAACTAG